Proteins found in one Spartobacteria bacterium genomic segment:
- a CDS encoding HAD family hydrolase: MQMIRALFFDFDGVIMDSMEQKCDSYCYALECYAFSRDDVNALQHKFAGLPRTKVLPLIVHELTGEMISGQAVHEMLIRFAEHDEAARPLMRPIPGSLSFLQKIHAQYYTAIVTGTPQAVIEKTVRHHHLTPYFDDVYGGPQSKVEIVESLLAKHQLSRDESLFIGDGETDQDAAEVCGIPFVGFSGDYSSFSPQTASLVVHSLLELTPYITHADAEGK; this comes from the coding sequence ATGCAAATGATTCGTGCTTTGTTTTTCGATTTTGACGGGGTTATCATGGATTCCATGGAGCAGAAATGTGATTCCTATTGTTATGCACTGGAATGCTATGCCTTTTCGCGCGACGATGTTAATGCCCTGCAGCACAAGTTTGCGGGATTGCCTCGCACCAAAGTTCTTCCGTTAATTGTTCATGAACTCACCGGAGAAATGATCAGTGGACAAGCTGTGCACGAGATGCTGATACGCTTTGCAGAACATGATGAGGCCGCGCGTCCTCTTATGCGGCCCATTCCGGGGTCATTGTCTTTTCTCCAGAAAATCCATGCACAGTACTATACCGCCATTGTTACTGGAACCCCGCAAGCGGTTATAGAGAAAACGGTACGGCATCACCATCTCACGCCTTATTTTGACGATGTCTATGGTGGGCCGCAATCCAAAGTTGAGATTGTTGAATCACTGCTCGCAAAGCATCAGCTTTCCAGAGATGAGAGTCTGTTTATTGGAGATGGGGAAACAGATCAGGATGCGGCTGAAGTATGCGGTATACCGTTTGTTGGCTTTTCGGGGGACTACTCGTCATTTAGTCCGCAGACAGCATCTCTTGTGGTTCATTCGTTATTGGAGTTGACGCCATATATAACCCATGCGGATGCAGAGGGGAAATGA